A genomic window from Sphingomonas taxi includes:
- a CDS encoding TonB-dependent receptor — MLLRTTCRVLLMLSGGVPAIAAAQSDTLPSASRENASATAGPEADIVVTGARLQAKKDIAAKREIAVISDSISSDEVGTLPDFGLGEALTRVPGVSTIQNNGRGEAQFLSIRGLNADYNLVEIDGVPLPANEISRRNVSLDVIPSSLASRVEVYKSMTAAMNGNALGGIANLRTRSAFDNGGKSFVGGRVDIGRWDFRRTRGGNPPSGQAELVGATTFGPDRKFGIVVAGSYFRRVSASLDSASTTPLYVDPASGRRLNPAISDASNAAVVPSVRRWLHYDNLRQRYGGFAKLEFDDHAMFNGALTVAEFHHTNDEDRQANSVTPNTAVTAATNTYTYITDVTPSGGKVTSGNYAQADESRFFQKRGIKYADLHGELTPGDHIRADIGVNYAVATYRQDATTSVFRIPAGTRLAYAYALTPGGFPQFTFAEPAYVTDPTKYNFYDYQTTPDDQKEKALTARANLTVNMANEDDGFGIATGAYARFLDRRYDRTVSDYTPVAGAAPLSSFIAPQRYTPYNSSGQRVMFFDPAAVTAYFHDNPGKFTANATNGQASLQSDYTLTEEIKAGYLMGRYARDAVRLTAGIRYEDTGLSTGSYNFTTLGKTTRLGYGQQRQHYHDWLPSAQLDWTVTADLRARAAFSRTLARPNYNDLAGRQSIAINTGTNFVTITTGNAQLRPRRSDNYDVSLEYYAGRDVLFSAAGFIKTVRDEILTVSDTALQPYNGVVTQVTTTRPVNASGTVIHGVELNAVVTRMAFLPQPLDGLGLAANVTLLQPTPPTVMMANGTRRRLSSLVESANVVANARAFYTLGPVTVQGAWNHLSPLLLTVSTTDPTQDVRYKASDTFDAQVRIRLSRAITVVAQGKNLSGNRPTRMVGPGFGLLSEELENGRAYYLGTLFRF, encoded by the coding sequence ATGTTGCTGCGTACCACCTGCCGTGTGCTGTTGATGCTGTCCGGCGGGGTTCCTGCGATCGCCGCCGCGCAAAGCGACACGCTTCCATCGGCGTCGCGCGAGAATGCGTCGGCCACCGCCGGACCGGAGGCGGATATCGTCGTCACCGGCGCCCGGTTGCAGGCGAAAAAGGACATCGCTGCAAAGCGCGAGATCGCCGTCATCTCCGACAGCATCAGTTCCGACGAGGTCGGTACGCTGCCGGACTTCGGGCTCGGCGAGGCGCTGACCCGCGTGCCGGGCGTCTCGACGATCCAGAACAACGGCCGTGGCGAGGCGCAATTCCTCTCGATCCGCGGGCTCAACGCCGATTACAATCTTGTCGAGATCGACGGCGTGCCGCTGCCCGCCAACGAGATTTCGCGCCGCAACGTCTCGCTTGACGTGATCCCGTCGTCGCTGGCGAGCCGGGTCGAGGTCTATAAGTCGATGACCGCGGCGATGAACGGCAACGCGCTCGGCGGCATCGCCAACCTGCGCACGCGCAGCGCCTTCGACAATGGCGGCAAGAGCTTCGTCGGCGGTCGCGTCGATATCGGCCGCTGGGACTTCCGGCGCACGCGCGGCGGCAACCCGCCGTCGGGCCAGGCCGAACTGGTCGGCGCGACGACCTTCGGTCCCGACCGGAAGTTCGGCATCGTCGTCGCCGGTAGCTATTTCCGCCGGGTGAGCGCGTCGCTCGACAGCGCGAGCACGACACCGCTCTACGTGGATCCCGCAAGCGGGCGGCGGCTGAACCCGGCGATCAGCGATGCCAGCAATGCCGCCGTCGTGCCGTCGGTCCGCCGCTGGCTGCACTATGACAATCTTCGCCAGCGCTACGGCGGCTTCGCCAAGCTGGAGTTCGACGATCATGCGATGTTCAACGGCGCGCTGACCGTCGCCGAATTTCATCACACCAACGACGAGGATCGACAGGCGAACAGCGTCACACCGAATACGGCGGTGACCGCGGCGACCAATACCTACACCTATATCACCGATGTCACGCCGTCGGGCGGCAAGGTCACCAGCGGCAATTACGCTCAGGCCGACGAGTCCCGCTTCTTTCAGAAGCGCGGCATCAAATATGCCGATCTGCATGGCGAACTGACGCCCGGCGACCATATCCGTGCCGACATCGGGGTCAATTATGCGGTCGCCACCTATCGTCAGGATGCGACGACGTCGGTCTTCCGTATCCCCGCCGGCACACGTCTCGCTTACGCTTATGCGCTCACGCCGGGCGGCTTCCCGCAATTCACCTTCGCGGAGCCGGCCTATGTGACCGATCCGACCAAATACAATTTCTACGACTATCAGACCACGCCCGACGATCAGAAGGAGAAGGCGCTGACTGCGCGCGCCAATCTGACGGTCAACATGGCGAATGAGGATGACGGGTTCGGCATTGCGACGGGCGCCTATGCCCGCTTCCTCGACCGCCGCTACGACCGCACCGTCAGCGATTACACCCCGGTTGCCGGGGCCGCACCGCTCTCCAGCTTCATCGCGCCGCAACGGTATACGCCCTATAACAGCAGCGGACAGCGCGTGATGTTCTTCGATCCGGCCGCGGTCACCGCCTATTTCCATGACAATCCCGGCAAATTCACGGCGAACGCGACCAACGGCCAGGCCAGCCTGCAATCCGACTATACGCTGACCGAAGAGATCAAGGCCGGCTATCTGATGGGGCGCTACGCCCGCGACGCGGTGCGGCTGACCGCCGGCATCCGCTACGAAGACACCGGATTGTCGACGGGCTCGTACAATTTTACCACGCTCGGCAAGACGACGCGTCTCGGCTACGGGCAGCAGCGCCAGCATTATCACGACTGGCTGCCGTCCGCGCAGCTCGATTGGACCGTCACCGCGGATCTGCGCGCCCGCGCCGCCTTCAGCCGGACGCTCGCCCGGCCCAATTACAACGATCTGGCGGGACGGCAGTCCATCGCGATCAACACCGGGACCAACTTCGTCACCATCACGACCGGCAATGCGCAGCTCCGCCCCCGCCGGAGCGACAATTACGACGTCAGCCTCGAATATTACGCCGGCCGCGACGTCCTGTTCTCGGCGGCGGGCTTCATCAAGACGGTGCGCGACGAGATCCTGACGGTCAGCGACACCGCGCTGCAACCGTATAACGGCGTCGTCACGCAGGTCACCACAACGCGACCGGTCAATGCCAGCGGCACGGTGATCCACGGCGTCGAACTCAATGCGGTGGTCACCCGCATGGCCTTCCTGCCGCAGCCGCTCGACGGCCTCGGTCTTGCCGCCAACGTCACCCTGCTGCAACCGACGCCGCCGACGGTGATGATGGCCAACGGCACCCGCCGCCGCCTGTCCAGCCTGGTCGAAAGCGCGAACGTCGTCGCCAATGCCCGTGCGTTCTACACCCTCGGCCCGGTGACGGTGCAGGGCGCGTGGAACCACCTCTCGCCGCTGTTGCTGACCGTCTCGACCACCGACCCGACGCAAGACGTGCGCTACAAGGCGAGCGACACCTTCGATGCGCAGGTGCGTATACGCCTGTCGCGCGCGATCACCGTGGTGGCACAGGGCAAGAACCTGTCGGGCAATCGCCCGACGCGTATGGTTGGTCCCGGCTTCGGCCTGCTCAGCGAAGAGCTCGAGAATGGCCGCGCCTATTATCTCGGCACGTTGTTCCGCTTCTGA
- a CDS encoding DUF6528 family protein has translation MTMMLLGMLLAATSVEVSGLVYACGDDQVRELKIDNKATTESWRWSAKTATDLPRDYGDRLLGHIDECKPVEDGRAILVTASTGGAVLIDRATGKVRFRARVPMAHSAALLPGGLVAIALSIDPAGDRLDLYDLRHSERVIQTLPLPSGHGAVWDERRQRLFALSHDLVQAFRLDRGAAGPRLVESARWSLPGRHDGHDLSPAPDGGYFVTTDDGVWRFDPDGGSFAAYAPLNPGRQVKAVSAVDDRIAWVQAEASWWAHGFTVMRPDGSDRRHVPVPDLHLYKVRWVR, from the coding sequence ATGACAATGATGTTGCTCGGCATGTTGCTCGCCGCCACATCGGTGGAGGTATCCGGCCTGGTCTATGCCTGCGGCGACGATCAGGTGCGTGAGCTGAAGATCGACAACAAAGCCACCACCGAGTCGTGGCGCTGGTCGGCCAAAACCGCAACCGATCTGCCGCGCGATTATGGCGACCGCCTGCTCGGCCATATCGACGAATGCAAACCGGTCGAGGACGGCCGTGCGATCCTCGTCACCGCATCGACCGGCGGCGCGGTGCTGATCGATCGGGCGACGGGGAAGGTCCGGTTCCGGGCCCGCGTGCCGATGGCGCATTCGGCGGCACTGCTGCCCGGCGGCCTGGTCGCGATCGCGCTGTCGATCGATCCCGCCGGCGACCGGCTTGACCTGTACGATCTCCGGCACAGCGAGCGGGTCATCCAGACCCTGCCGCTGCCCTCCGGTCATGGCGCGGTGTGGGACGAGCGCCGCCAACGGCTGTTCGCCTTGTCGCACGATCTCGTTCAGGCCTTCCGCCTCGACCGCGGCGCGGCCGGGCCGCGGCTGGTCGAAAGCGCGCGCTGGTCGCTGCCGGGCCGGCACGACGGCCATGATCTGTCGCCTGCTCCGGACGGCGGCTATTTTGTCACGACCGACGACGGCGTATGGCGCTTCGATCCCGATGGCGGCAGCTTTGCAGCCTATGCTCCGCTCAATCCCGGCCGGCAGGTCAAGGCGGTGAGTGCGGTCGACGATCGTATCGCCTGGGTGCAGGCCGAGGCGAGCTGGTGGGCGCACGGCTTCACGGTGATGCGCCCGGACGGCAGCGACCGGCGGCATGTGCCGGTGCCCGATCTGCACCTCTACAAGGTGCGCTGGGTACGATGA
- a CDS encoding ROK family transcriptional regulator: MTDPFAGAFPASFLRDDGRRTATANERVVMTLLSKRGAASRADLSRATGLAPHSITRLVEPLLERGLVGEGAPEISGRGKPSAPLRLLADAAFAVGISVMTDAVSLALMDITGAIRARASAPLESADFPAAADQLARLIDDTVRDAGLDPARRIGIGVGVTGYFVGDGARLNPPAQLDPWALIPLDTLLADRLGGPLWVANDGNVAAVGEAMLGVGRTVSDFAYLYFAAGFGGGVVAGGAPMRGAHRNAGEFASILPEGWAQPNLETLRLWLAAHGQSWPDLHAMLSGFDPHDPAINGWLDTCAPSLNLVASAISAILDPELIVLGGRLPPALADRIAARIRFTNPERRGHHRPAPRIVSSAIGTDAPVIGAAMLPMRAAFFT; the protein is encoded by the coding sequence ATGACCGATCCGTTCGCCGGCGCCTTCCCGGCATCCTTCCTGCGCGATGACGGCCGTCGGACGGCGACCGCCAACGAGCGCGTGGTGATGACGCTGCTGTCGAAGCGGGGGGCTGCTTCGCGGGCCGATCTCTCGCGGGCGACCGGCCTCGCTCCGCATTCGATCACCCGCCTGGTCGAGCCGCTGCTCGAACGCGGTCTGGTGGGGGAGGGGGCGCCGGAGATCAGCGGCCGGGGCAAGCCGAGCGCGCCGCTGCGCCTGCTCGCCGACGCCGCCTTCGCCGTCGGCATCTCGGTGATGACCGATGCGGTCTCGCTCGCGCTGATGGATATCACCGGTGCGATCCGGGCACGCGCCTCGGCGCCGCTCGAGAGCGCGGATTTCCCGGCCGCGGCCGATCAGCTCGCGCGCCTGATCGACGATACCGTCCGGGACGCTGGGCTCGATCCGGCGCGGCGAATCGGCATCGGCGTGGGGGTGACCGGCTATTTCGTCGGCGACGGAGCGCGGCTCAACCCGCCTGCGCAGCTCGATCCCTGGGCGTTGATTCCGCTCGATACATTGCTGGCGGATCGACTCGGCGGGCCGTTATGGGTCGCCAATGACGGCAATGTCGCGGCGGTGGGCGAGGCGATGCTGGGGGTCGGGCGGACGGTAAGCGATTTCGCCTATCTCTATTTCGCGGCAGGCTTCGGCGGCGGTGTGGTCGCGGGCGGTGCGCCGATGCGCGGTGCGCATCGCAACGCCGGCGAATTCGCCTCGATCCTGCCCGAAGGCTGGGCGCAACCGAATCTGGAGACACTGCGGCTCTGGCTTGCGGCGCATGGCCAATCGTGGCCCGACCTGCATGCCATGCTCTCTGGCTTCGATCCGCACGATCCGGCCATCAACGGCTGGCTCGACACGTGCGCGCCCTCGCTCAACCTCGTCGCCTCGGCGATTTCCGCGATCCTCGATCCCGAACTGATCGTACTCGGCGGCAGACTGCCGCCCGCGCTGGCCGACCGGATCGCCGCCCGCATCCGCTTCACCAACCCAGAGCGTCGGGGGCATCACCGTCCCGCCCCGCGGATCGTCAGCTCCGCGATCGGCACCGACGCCCCCGTCATCGGTGCCGCGATGCTGCCGATGCGCGCCGCTTTCTTCACCTAA